The Rhododendron vialii isolate Sample 1 chromosome 6a, ASM3025357v1 genome includes a window with the following:
- the LOC131330911 gene encoding peptidyl-prolyl cis-trans isomerase CYP37, chloroplastic-like — protein MPSGQFEPLNKTTLSVQDGELSVLPLSVYGAVAMAHGDFSEEYSSPYQFFFYLYDKRSAGLGGLSFDEGQFSVFGYLTVGREILPEIKTGDLIRSAKLVEGQDRLVFLVET, from the exons ATGCCATCTGGGCAATTTGAGCCACTGAACAAAACAACTCTCAGTGTGCAG GATGGAGAGCTGTCTGTGCTTCCTCTATCTGTTTATGGTGCAGTTGCCATGGCTCACGGTGACTTTTCCGAGGAGTATTCATCACCATATCAGTTTTTCTTTTACCTTTATGATAAGAGAAGT GCTGGCTTAGGTGGGTTGTCTTTTGATGAGGGCCAGTTTTCTGTCTTTGG ATACCTAACTGTTGGACGAGAAATTCTTCCTGAGATTAAAACCGGAGATCTTATTCGATCCGCAAAGCTAGTGGAGGGTCAAGATCGTCTGGTATTCCTAGTTGAGACTTAA